One Syntrophaceae bacterium DNA window includes the following coding sequences:
- a CDS encoding thiolase family protein: MSKIAIVGVGQTACTRSKIDTFEEMVFEAASRALADAGAEVGDIDNVVTVSNDFWDGRTISSMAVQEAAGSWGKDVSTVEGDGTFGALYGMMRILSGSFDTTLVVSHMKGSESIMNLITNAMFDPIYQRGLGIDATSAAALQARSYMTMSGATEEDFARVSVKNHGNAKSNPYAQLPMKITVGDVMASRKIAEPLKLLDCSPIGDGAAAMVLSNKKGLKRFKKDPVWIKGVAHCSDAFTLGYRDLAKSRALKEAAKKAYKMAGIKNPLKDLDVAEVYDAYSYMELMWYEGLGFAPEGKGYELIRENATGMKGELPVNPSGGVISSHPVFVAGMLRLIEATLQVRGEAGKRQVKGAKTALAHGINGPCGQAHCVYVVGA; encoded by the coding sequence ATGAGCAAAATCGCAATTGTCGGTGTGGGTCAGACTGCCTGCACCCGCAGCAAGATCGATACGTTCGAGGAAATGGTGTTTGAAGCGGCCTCCAGGGCGCTGGCCGATGCCGGCGCGGAGGTCGGCGACATCGACAACGTAGTCACCGTGTCCAACGACTTCTGGGACGGCCGGACCATCTCGTCCATGGCGGTTCAGGAGGCGGCCGGCTCCTGGGGGAAGGACGTCTCCACGGTGGAGGGGGACGGGACGTTCGGCGCCCTTTACGGCATGATGCGCATTCTCTCCGGCTCGTTCGATACGACGCTGGTCGTTTCCCATATGAAGGGGTCCGAAAGCATCATGAACCTCATTACGAACGCCATGTTCGACCCCATCTACCAGCGGGGCCTGGGGATCGACGCGACGTCGGCCGCTGCCCTGCAGGCCCGGTCCTACATGACCATGAGCGGGGCGACCGAAGAGGACTTTGCCCGCGTTTCCGTCAAGAATCACGGCAACGCGAAAAGCAATCCCTACGCCCAGCTTCCGATGAAGATCACCGTCGGGGACGTCATGGCCTCCCGGAAGATCGCCGAGCCGCTGAAACTCCTGGACTGCTCGCCCATCGGCGACGGAGCCGCGGCGATGGTCCTGTCCAACAAAAAAGGGCTGAAGCGTTTCAAGAAGGACCCCGTCTGGATCAAGGGCGTAGCGCACTGCTCTGACGCCTTCACGCTGGGCTACCGCGACCTGGCCAAGTCCAGGGCCCTGAAAGAGGCGGCGAAGAAGGCCTACAAGATGGCCGGCATCAAGAATCCGCTCAAGGATCTGGACGTGGCGGAGGTCTATGACGCTTACTCCTACATGGAACTCATGTGGTACGAGGGGCTGGGGTTTGCTCCCGAGGGAAAGGGATACGAACTCATCCGGGAGAACGCCACGGGAATGAAGGGCGAGCTGCCGGTCAATCCGTCCGGGGGCGTCATTTCCAGCCACCCGGTATTCGTGGCCGGAATGCTGCGTCTGATCGAGGCAACCCTTCAGGTCAGAGGCGAGGCGGGAAAGCGGCAGGTGAAGGGAGCAAAGACGGCACTTGCTCACGGGATCAACGGTCCCTGTGGCCAGGCTCACTGCGTGTATGTCGTGGGAGCGTAA
- a CDS encoding nitronate monooxygenase, whose translation MRMFKTRLTEMLGIPHPIMMGGMQLLSTAEFTAAAANAGIMAFLTAETFPSPEALREEIRKTRRLTDRPFGVNISMLPDTGRGERSLTFAGIAAEEKVAAVETAGSDPAFMVPILKEAGVKVFHKVPSIRFAKKAVAGGVDGIIIVGFECGGHPGMDDVPLSIILPRAVDELPVPVVAAGGIADARGFASALCLGADGVLMGTRFVVTEESTMCESIKKRYLEITEKDTTLIMRSLKNPFRCYKNAATERVLEMEARGASLLELLTVVGGQVSRDTYAKGDPDGVPVACSLGAALIHDVKPIADVVADIVEGAHAILSRVRNMEEPGTGTRAGAAHA comes from the coding sequence ATGAGAATGTTTAAAACAAGGTTGACGGAAATGCTCGGCATACCCCATCCCATCATGATGGGCGGGATGCAGTTGCTGTCTACAGCGGAGTTTACGGCTGCGGCCGCCAATGCGGGGATCATGGCTTTTCTCACGGCGGAGACGTTCCCCTCGCCGGAGGCCCTGCGGGAGGAGATCCGGAAAACGCGCCGCCTGACGGACCGGCCTTTCGGGGTGAACATCAGCATGCTGCCGGATACCGGGCGGGGTGAGCGCTCGTTGACCTTTGCCGGGATCGCCGCGGAAGAGAAGGTGGCCGCCGTCGAAACGGCGGGAAGCGATCCGGCGTTCATGGTTCCGATCCTGAAGGAGGCCGGCGTCAAGGTCTTCCATAAGGTGCCTTCGATCCGGTTCGCGAAGAAGGCCGTCGCCGGCGGCGTCGACGGGATCATCATCGTCGGCTTTGAATGCGGCGGGCATCCCGGGATGGACGATGTGCCGCTGTCGATCATCCTGCCGAGGGCCGTCGACGAACTGCCCGTTCCGGTCGTCGCCGCCGGCGGCATCGCCGACGCCCGGGGCTTTGCTTCGGCCCTCTGCCTGGGGGCGGACGGCGTCCTCATGGGGACCCGTTTTGTGGTCACGGAGGAAAGCACCATGTGCGAGAGCATCAAGAAGCGGTATCTCGAGATCACGGAAAAAGACACGACCCTCATTATGCGTTCCCTGAAAAACCCCTTTCGGTGTTATAAGAACGCGGCGACGGAGCGGGTTCTGGAGATGGAGGCGCGGGGGGCGTCGCTCCTCGAGCTGCTGACGGTCGTGGGGGGGCAGGTGAGCCGGGATACCTACGCCAAGGGAGACCCCGACGGCGTACCCGTCGCCTGCAGTCTGGGAGCCGCCCTCATTCACGACGTGAAGCCGATCGCCGATGTCGTGGCCGACATCGTGGAAGGGGCCCATGCGATTCTCTCACGGGTCCGGAACATGGAAGAGCCGGGAACGGGAACCCGCGCCGGCGCCGCACATGCATGA
- a CDS encoding enoyl-CoA hydratase/isomerase family protein, whose translation MNDFVRGEKKGAIFYLTLNRPEQRNAITFEMIETISRMVEDLIIDPEVRVVILKGEGKVFSAGVDFSSLAALVGRFMADSAAGGASIRADISRYQHYINRLEAIEIPIICAMQHRVLGLGLELTLACDIRLMSDDCLWSMPELKFGVVPDLGGTARLTRVVGAAKAMEILMTGRTYTAAQALEFGLINGICPGDSLLEEAERMAKDIIAMGPVAVGAVKRIVRGGDGVDLMTHLGMEVTLQSALLRGEDFQEGVKALMEGRKPDWKRR comes from the coding sequence GTGAACGACTTTGTACGCGGTGAAAAAAAAGGCGCCATTTTCTATTTGACCCTGAATCGTCCGGAGCAGCGGAACGCCATCACCTTCGAGATGATCGAGACGATCTCGCGGATGGTCGAGGATCTGATCATCGATCCCGAGGTCCGGGTCGTCATCCTGAAGGGAGAAGGCAAGGTTTTTTCCGCCGGGGTCGATTTCAGTTCCCTGGCCGCTCTCGTCGGGCGCTTCATGGCCGATTCGGCCGCCGGGGGGGCGTCCATCCGGGCCGACATTTCCCGTTATCAGCATTACATCAACCGCCTGGAGGCCATCGAGATTCCGATCATCTGCGCCATGCAGCACCGCGTGCTGGGGCTGGGGCTGGAGCTGACCCTGGCTTGCGACATCCGCCTGATGAGCGACGACTGTCTCTGGAGCATGCCGGAGCTCAAGTTCGGCGTCGTTCCGGACCTGGGAGGGACGGCCCGCCTGACCCGGGTTGTCGGAGCCGCCAAGGCCATGGAAATCCTGATGACGGGACGAACATATACGGCCGCCCAGGCGCTTGAATTCGGACTGATCAATGGTATATGTCCGGGTGACTCCCTGCTGGAGGAAGCGGAGCGGATGGCAAAGGACATCATCGCCATGGGTCCCGTGGCCGTGGGCGCGGTCAAGCGGATCGTCAGGGGCGGAGACGGAGTCGACCTCATGACCCACCTGGGCATGGAAGTCACGCTCCAGAGCGCTCTCCTCCGCGGCGAAGATTTTCAGGAAGGGGTGAAGGCCCTGATGGAAGGGCGAAAACCGGATTGGAAAAGGAGATGA
- a CDS encoding Zn-ribbon domain-containing OB-fold protein: MTDWKDKVENMVYTGRIKVPYLWNVGKTGSRFLVAIRDKKEIWGTRCPGCKRVYVPPVKSCGECFVPTEEWVKVSDKGVLESFTVVHYSHEMQPRKAPLAYGLIKLDGADGAILHLIDDTDFAKLKTGMKVKAVFAEQREGTIADIKHFTPA; encoded by the coding sequence ATGACCGACTGGAAAGATAAAGTTGAGAACATGGTTTATACGGGCCGCATCAAGGTCCCCTATCTCTGGAACGTCGGGAAAACGGGCAGCCGTTTTCTGGTCGCCATCCGGGATAAGAAGGAAATCTGGGGCACCCGGTGCCCCGGGTGCAAACGGGTTTATGTTCCCCCTGTGAAATCGTGCGGCGAGTGCTTCGTCCCGACGGAAGAATGGGTCAAGGTGAGCGACAAAGGAGTTCTGGAATCCTTCACAGTGGTTCACTACAGCCACGAGATGCAGCCGCGGAAGGCTCCGCTGGCCTACGGGCTCATCAAACTCGATGGGGCCGACGGCGCCATTCTTCATCTGATCGACGATACGGACTTTGCGAAGCTGAAAACGGGCATGAAGGTCAAGGCGGTCTTTGCCGAGCAGCGTGAAGGCACGATTGCCGATATCAAACACTTTACGCCGGCATAG
- a CDS encoding long-chain fatty acid--CoA ligase: MEERLWHKEYMQGVPREVIFEDLTMPEYLSRTARRFPRRDALIFMGKRISFSELDALATTFAKSLRKIGVGPGDRVALLLPNIPQIVIAYYGIWRAGAVAVPCNPLYTEEEIVHQVNLSGATAAVVLDLIVPRVMALKPKTPLKTVITAHISDYLPFPAKQLFPFVKKGMYRSDDRMDGFLPFLDLMKNATPGVTLESPKMDDLALIPYTGGTTGVSKGAIITHRNISSINQILGAWFFDLKDGLDSELAIFPFFHMAGFNLVMNLSIYKGWTAILVPRPEPKAVMEMTLKYKPSIFLAVPTIYVGVMALPEFKKADLSFIKGFFSGAAPLSVETIQALQDATGASIVEGYGMTESTSITHMTPWRGKLKPGSVGVPLPNTDIRIVDLDTGTVDMPVGESGEILFKGPQQCKGYYDMPEETAQSLRDGWFYTGDIGRMDEDGFLYIVDRKKDMIIAGGYNIYPRDIDEVLYQHPKVLEACTVGVPHDYRGETVKAYVVPRPGEIVTSAELDQFCRQKLAAYKVPKIYEIVEGLPKSAVGKILRRELREMAMKQKP, encoded by the coding sequence ATGGAAGAGCGTCTTTGGCACAAGGAGTATATGCAGGGCGTCCCACGGGAAGTGATCTTCGAGGATCTGACGATGCCGGAATATCTCTCGCGCACGGCCCGGCGTTTTCCCCGGAGGGACGCCCTCATCTTCATGGGGAAAAGGATTTCCTTTTCCGAACTCGATGCGTTGGCGACGACTTTTGCAAAATCATTGAGAAAAATCGGTGTCGGGCCGGGAGACCGGGTTGCCCTGCTCCTGCCCAACATCCCCCAGATCGTGATTGCCTATTACGGAATCTGGCGGGCCGGTGCCGTCGCCGTTCCCTGCAATCCTCTTTACACGGAAGAGGAGATCGTTCATCAGGTCAACCTCTCCGGCGCGACGGCCGCCGTTGTCCTCGATCTGATTGTCCCGCGCGTGATGGCGTTGAAGCCGAAAACGCCTCTCAAGACGGTCATCACCGCCCACATCAGCGATTATCTTCCTTTCCCGGCGAAGCAGCTTTTTCCGTTCGTCAAGAAGGGAATGTACCGCTCCGACGACAGGATGGACGGTTTCCTCCCGTTCCTGGATCTGATGAAGAATGCCACGCCGGGCGTGACCCTGGAGAGTCCCAAAATGGACGATCTGGCCCTGATTCCCTATACCGGCGGGACCACGGGTGTTTCCAAGGGCGCGATCATCACCCATCGCAACATTTCGTCCATCAATCAGATCCTCGGGGCCTGGTTTTTCGATCTGAAAGACGGACTGGATAGCGAGCTGGCCATCTTTCCCTTTTTCCACATGGCCGGTTTCAACCTGGTGATGAACCTGAGCATCTACAAGGGATGGACGGCCATTCTGGTCCCGAGGCCGGAGCCCAAGGCCGTGATGGAGATGACGCTGAAATACAAACCGTCGATCTTCCTGGCGGTCCCGACGATCTATGTGGGCGTCATGGCTCTGCCGGAGTTCAAGAAGGCGGACCTGTCCTTCATCAAGGGCTTCTTCTCCGGGGCGGCGCCGCTCTCCGTGGAGACCATCCAGGCGCTTCAGGATGCCACGGGGGCTTCGATCGTGGAGGGGTACGGGATGACGGAGTCGACGTCCATCACCCACATGACGCCCTGGCGCGGCAAGCTGAAACCGGGGAGCGTCGGGGTTCCGCTGCCCAACACGGATATCCGGATCGTCGATCTGGATACGGGCACCGTCGACATGCCCGTCGGAGAATCCGGGGAAATCCTCTTCAAGGGGCCGCAGCAGTGCAAGGGCTATTACGACATGCCGGAAGAGACGGCGCAGTCCCTGCGGGACGGCTGGTTCTACACGGGGGACATCGGCCGGATGGACGAAGACGGCTTCCTCTACATCGTGGATCGCAAGAAAGACATGATCATCGCGGGGGGATACAACATCTATCCGCGGGACATCGACGAAGTCCTGTACCAGCATCCGAAAGTGCTGGAGGCCTGCACCGTCGGAGTTCCCCACGACTACCGGGGGGAGACCGTGAAGGCGTACGTGGTTCCCCGTCCCGGTGAAATCGTCACGTCGGCGGAGCTGGACCAGTTCTGCCGGCAGAAACTGGCTGCCTATAAAGTCCCGAAAATCTACGAAATCGTCGAAGGCCTGCCCAAGTCGGCAGTGGGCAAGATTCTTCGCCGTGAACTCAGGGAAATGGCCATGAAACAGAAGCCGTGA
- a CDS encoding 3-keto-5-aminohexanoate cleavage protein, giving the protein MKKEDYIWDYRNPYEWMTRNVTGNFPPMMITCAITGGVQGKEFNMNLPETAEEQADQVYEAYKAGAVSVHIHARVPDNLSMTSSNAEDYARINKLIRERCPDIIINNTTGGGPWLTTEQRMCCLYASTPPDMASLNLGPFMLKMPLKDRKPPIANPRDGFVFDACIPCSYTDVNLYAKTMKEKGIKPEVEIYHPGQYWVLQDLIREGSIDTPYMIQFVMGFQTSSYPTPANVLSFINEMPPDSMFAVIGVGSFQIPMNAMGIMLGGHVRVGMEDNLYFKKGEKVKSNAQLVTRVKQMAEIMNREVATVAQAREMLGLPKK; this is encoded by the coding sequence ATGAAGAAGGAGGATTACATCTGGGATTATCGAAATCCGTACGAGTGGATGACCAGGAACGTGACGGGAAATTTCCCGCCGATGATGATCACCTGTGCCATTACCGGTGGCGTCCAGGGCAAGGAATTCAACATGAACCTGCCGGAGACGGCGGAAGAGCAGGCGGACCAGGTCTACGAGGCATACAAGGCCGGAGCCGTCTCCGTTCACATCCACGCCCGGGTGCCGGATAATCTTTCGATGACCTCGTCCAACGCCGAGGATTATGCGCGGATCAACAAACTGATCCGTGAGCGCTGCCCCGACATCATCATCAACAACACGACGGGCGGCGGGCCCTGGCTGACGACGGAGCAGAGGATGTGCTGCCTGTACGCCTCCACTCCCCCGGACATGGCGAGTCTGAACCTGGGGCCCTTCATGCTGAAGATGCCCCTGAAAGACCGGAAGCCCCCCATTGCCAATCCCAGAGACGGCTTTGTGTTCGACGCCTGCATCCCCTGCTCTTACACCGATGTCAATCTATATGCCAAGACGATGAAGGAGAAGGGAATCAAACCGGAAGTGGAGATCTACCATCCGGGGCAGTACTGGGTGCTGCAGGACCTGATCCGGGAGGGCAGCATCGATACTCCATACATGATCCAGTTCGTCATGGGGTTCCAGACGTCCTCCTACCCGACCCCCGCCAATGTCCTGTCCTTCATCAACGAAATGCCCCCCGACTCCATGTTTGCCGTGATCGGCGTGGGGAGCTTCCAGATTCCCATGAACGCCATGGGCATCATGCTGGGCGGCCACGTCCGCGTTGGCATGGAGGACAACCTGTATTTCAAGAAGGGCGAGAAAGTGAAGAGCAATGCCCAGCTCGTGACGCGGGTCAAGCAGATGGCCGAGATCATGAACCGCGAGGTGGCGACGGTCGCCCAGGCCCGGGAGATGCTCGGTCTGCCCAAGAAGTGA
- a CDS encoding PAS domain S-box protein — protein MRGLNADHAAQNQRLTDKLALKNSLLNHIHDLTSLLTKAPDLEQVFHEILDRAMAALHFDRAVIMLLSDDGAKLKCQCLKGFTKEGERHARATPLSIERHDCYETRVIRSGVPLFIQNASDDPHATPLDQAINQIHIRQGQERMSLIYVPLKHKGKIMGFIGADRYRTRIDITQDEIEALVIFANQASIVIENARLYNKLHEKQVLLEGVIKCSVDGIVISDIMGNILHFNPKAEEILGITEDEARKILAQELSDLDDDERNRLYNVFKRQENISHYERTYRRNDGKRLVLNLSCFAIVDADQETLGVVTEVTDVTEKKRMDDYLVRVEKFAALGHVASVIAHEIRNPLSGIATTVQNLEMEYEEDSPQKKDLQSIIGEVDRLEKMLREVLDLARPLQLQMEDIDIIDLLGSTIALLNKEAVKRRITIRKDFDCRAISIKADPQRLRQVFLNLTLNALEAIGEQGEIVIRATTVRNQPDQDKRIVINFKDNGIGIPVNHLNKIFDPFFTTKKVGTGLGLAVSHRIIQDHNGMIEVESHEKRGTNFRITLPVA, from the coding sequence GTGAGGGGATTGAATGCGGATCACGCAGCTCAAAACCAGAGGCTCACCGACAAGCTCGCCCTGAAGAACTCCCTTCTCAACCACATCCACGACCTCACATCCCTCTTGACCAAAGCTCCCGATCTTGAACAGGTTTTTCACGAGATTCTGGATCGTGCGATGGCCGCCCTCCATTTCGACCGGGCGGTCATCATGCTCCTGAGCGACGATGGAGCGAAGCTGAAGTGTCAATGCCTGAAAGGCTTTACAAAAGAGGGAGAAAGGCACGCCCGGGCGACCCCCTTGAGCATCGAGCGTCACGACTGTTATGAAACGCGTGTCATTCGCTCCGGTGTTCCCCTGTTCATCCAGAATGCGTCGGATGACCCCCATGCCACCCCCCTGGACCAGGCCATCAATCAGATTCACATCCGCCAGGGACAGGAGCGGATGAGCCTGATTTACGTCCCCCTGAAGCACAAAGGGAAGATCATGGGTTTTATCGGCGCGGACCGTTACCGGACGCGCATCGATATCACCCAGGATGAAATCGAGGCCCTCGTCATCTTTGCCAACCAGGCATCCATCGTCATCGAAAATGCACGTCTTTACAACAAATTGCATGAGAAGCAGGTCCTCCTTGAAGGGGTGATCAAGTGCTCCGTCGACGGCATCGTCATCAGCGACATCATGGGCAACATCCTTCATTTCAACCCCAAGGCGGAGGAGATCCTGGGGATCACGGAAGACGAAGCCCGCAAGATTCTTGCCCAGGAACTGTCGGATCTCGACGATGACGAACGGAACCGGCTGTACAACGTATTCAAACGCCAGGAGAACATCAGCCATTACGAAAGGACGTACCGGCGCAACGACGGCAAACGGCTGGTCCTGAACCTGAGCTGCTTCGCCATTGTGGACGCGGATCAGGAAACACTGGGCGTTGTGACGGAAGTAACGGACGTTACTGAGAAAAAGCGGATGGATGATTACCTGGTACGAGTCGAGAAGTTTGCCGCCCTGGGCCATGTCGCGTCCGTCATCGCCCATGAGATTCGCAATCCCCTGTCCGGAATTGCCACGACGGTTCAGAATCTGGAGATGGAGTACGAGGAAGACAGCCCCCAGAAGAAGGACCTGCAGAGCATCATCGGAGAGGTGGATCGGCTGGAGAAGATGCTCCGGGAGGTCCTCGACCTTGCACGGCCGCTCCAGTTGCAGATGGAAGACATCGATATCATCGACCTCCTGGGATCGACGATCGCACTCTTGAACAAGGAGGCCGTCAAGAGACGCATCACGATCCGGAAGGACTTCGACTGTCGCGCCATTTCCATCAAAGCGGACCCGCAGCGGCTTCGCCAGGTCTTCCTCAATCTGACGCTCAACGCGCTCGAGGCGATCGGCGAGCAGGGCGAAATCGTCATCCGTGCAACAACCGTCCGGAACCAGCCCGATCAGGACAAGAGAATCGTAATCAATTTCAAGGATAACGGAATCGGCATTCCCGTCAATCATCTCAATAAAATCTTCGATCCGTTCTTCACCACGAAGAAGGTCGGAACCGGCCTCGGTCTGGCTGTATCCCACCGGATCATCCAGGATCACAACGGCATGATCGAGGTCGAAAGCCATGAAAAACGGGGAACGAATTTCCGTATCACCCTGCCTGTCGCTTGA
- a CDS encoding thiolase family protein, whose protein sequence is MGKRVAIVGFGQTYQRSSRKDVNGVELINEAVVTALADAELTIRDIDAIVIGNMDHFEGINYVDMWSAEGSGAVMKPVIKVCTGGTTGTTVAMCAYYHVASGMFDRVLAIGWEKNSESDTTGAIITAFHPVWERPTLGGAVAGLAIEASKYMHNYGATERDGARVAVRERLHALNNPYAHLHQEWMKGIPPEKLVDLIVGSEQNAMLAYPLRMSDMCPRTDGAAAVIFAAEGKAEKIAPVPAWVHATANRHNFVYAGDVDMDRNTTIAEASKAVFKKAGVKEPLKEIDVCELYLPYSYAGLKWIEDIGFCAYGEGPRLLWDGVTDMDGELPINPSGGVMSSNAIGATALIRVGEAALQVMGRAGARQVKGGDVNLAFATGFGGCYWGDIMLLGKKKPA, encoded by the coding sequence ATGGGCAAACGGGTAGCCATTGTCGGTTTTGGTCAGACCTATCAGCGAAGTTCCCGGAAAGACGTCAACGGCGTGGAACTGATCAACGAGGCCGTCGTCACCGCGCTCGCGGATGCGGAACTGACCATTCGGGATATCGACGCCATCGTCATCGGCAACATGGATCACTTCGAGGGGATCAACTACGTCGACATGTGGTCCGCGGAAGGATCCGGCGCCGTGATGAAGCCGGTCATCAAGGTTTGCACGGGAGGAACGACGGGAACGACCGTCGCCATGTGCGCCTATTATCACGTTGCATCGGGCATGTTCGACAGGGTCCTGGCGATCGGCTGGGAAAAGAATTCCGAATCGGATACGACCGGCGCCATCATCACCGCCTTTCATCCGGTCTGGGAAAGGCCGACCCTCGGCGGCGCCGTCGCCGGTCTGGCCATCGAGGCCAGCAAATACATGCACAACTATGGGGCCACCGAGCGCGACGGGGCGCGGGTGGCCGTCCGGGAGCGGCTCCATGCGCTGAACAACCCCTATGCGCACCTTCACCAGGAATGGATGAAAGGGATCCCGCCCGAGAAGCTGGTCGACCTGATCGTCGGCTCGGAGCAGAACGCCATGCTCGCCTATCCGCTCCGGATGAGCGACATGTGCCCCCGGACCGACGGAGCCGCGGCGGTCATCTTTGCCGCGGAAGGGAAGGCGGAGAAGATCGCCCCTGTCCCGGCCTGGGTTCACGCTACGGCGAACCGGCACAATTTCGTCTATGCCGGTGACGTGGACATGGATCGCAACACCACCATCGCCGAGGCCTCGAAGGCGGTCTTCAAGAAGGCCGGCGTCAAGGAGCCCCTGAAGGAAATCGACGTCTGCGAACTGTACCTTCCGTACTCCTATGCGGGCTTGAAGTGGATCGAAGACATCGGCTTCTGCGCCTATGGCGAGGGCCCCAGGCTCCTCTGGGACGGGGTCACCGACATGGACGGCGAGCTTCCGATCAATCCGTCCGGCGGCGTCATGTCTTCCAATGCCATCGGGGCGACGGCCCTGATCCGGGTCGGCGAGGCGGCACTGCAGGTCATGGGCAGGGCGGGCGCCCGCCAGGTCAAGGGCGGGGACGTCAATCTCGCCTTCGCCACGGGCTTCGGCGGCTGCTACTGGGGTGACATCATGCTTCTGGGAAAGAAGAAGCCAGCGTAA
- a CDS encoding Zn-ribbon domain-containing OB-fold protein: MSSGEASQPFNWSVGKHGSYFLQQLRDKRKIVGIKCPGCQRVYVPPRPVCGHCFKGLTLDDIIPVSDEGTVYVCTIVQFGFVDPSTGIQRPVPYTWAFVKLDGADTCLTHFLDSTDPEKVKVGARVKAVFEEKRTGNLMDIKHFAVL, encoded by the coding sequence ATCTCTTCGGGCGAAGCCAGCCAGCCTTTCAACTGGAGCGTCGGAAAGCACGGCTCTTATTTTCTCCAGCAACTCAGGGACAAAAGGAAGATCGTCGGTATCAAGTGTCCCGGGTGCCAGCGGGTATATGTTCCCCCGCGGCCGGTCTGCGGTCATTGCTTCAAGGGGCTGACGCTGGACGATATCATTCCCGTTTCGGACGAGGGGACCGTTTACGTCTGCACGATCGTCCAGTTCGGGTTCGTGGACCCCAGCACGGGAATACAGCGCCCCGTTCCGTACACCTGGGCCTTTGTGAAACTGGACGGCGCGGATACCTGCCTGACTCACTTCCTGGACAGCACCGATCCGGAGAAGGTGAAAGTAGGCGCTCGCGTCAAAGCCGTCTTTGAGGAAAAAAGAACGGGCAACCTGATGGACATCAAGCACTTCGCCGTGCTGTGA